In Electrophorus electricus isolate fEleEle1 chromosome 14, fEleEle1.pri, whole genome shotgun sequence, a single window of DNA contains:
- the LOC113574311 gene encoding uncharacterized protein LOC113574311, translating into MFGQDFQKIFTDTRHSSVLMFFVTVDTLFLHVRADDNSSTDEPTSEVKYAAIGIGIGVFLSICFIAVKLCMIKRHMFDNEPSDESVRRSFTQQK; encoded by the exons ATGTTCGGACAAGATTTTCAAAAAATCTTTACAGATACAAGACACTCCTCTGTCCTTATGTTTTTTGTCACTGTTG ACACACTATTCCTGCATGTGAGAGCAGATGACAACTCCTCCACAGATGAGCCAA CCTCCGAAGTGAAATATGCAGCAATCGGAATAGGGATTGGCGTATTTCTCTCAATCTGTTTCATTGCAGTAAAGCTCTGCATGATCAAAAGACACATGTTTGACAACGAGCCATCAG atGAGTCAGTAAGAAGATCCTTTACACAACAAAAGTAG